The Thalassotalea sp. HSM 43 genome window below encodes:
- a CDS encoding carbohydrate binding domain-containing protein produces MTKQINLMVASMLMYSSIVNGATQIDINATSISHTVSPLIQGQGLVYSEEADVIYADGTMAQLFQDVGAGFLRWPGGTVATMYHWNDLTGVGWIDKWDPNYNSSNDSDPSAYMDLDEYIALSQAADTEPMLGINMSSGIEWDREAEALQEAKDMISYCIAQGFDVKYFYLDNETYHHGNGYNKDKDNDGEAWTPQLYAEQINIYAAAIKSLVPDAVLIANWTDKVRTNTADYTTIINVAGDNIDYIDVHWYWKWGVSTWDAWKAKTPMENETEWYDGGTFIEEMQFFDSLTTSLGKPHIKLAALEWNIAPGDHNTNPEHTPFKTALMASEMQMQFIQGGLDLGAMWTTQWQNSSTAEFQFLVNSDDGYAPSPMAHVFELYKYSLNGHVVSTSSTDGQIMATTVIKGDKAYVYVLSKRDNSENAEFSISGYDILSVESAKRFTDPGDVVNIGLWNNASNGNYMATILANTLTMVEFNVEPVIPENLINNGDFESGLSNWTTWNNPTTSNSDAFAGSASAKFIDKGSINQVVNVLPSTTYTLSAFMKSSDSSQRLVLGVNDGVSNEGLASVDSYDTSYTFKHLTFTTDANTTSVKVYAWQPPSNNASAFIDEIKLKPFNVSIENGDFEQGLSSWNTWNSVNIDSLQAFNGANALQLDGNASANQFIVVKPNTSYTVSAYAKVEDSNNAKVVFGVKDGVTNSTIDKVDIYDSSYTKQQITFTTGATTDTLKIYYWRPQAGQQASYLDDVKIVENF; encoded by the coding sequence ATGACCAAACAAATTAATTTAATGGTGGCCTCGATGCTGATGTATAGCAGCATTGTTAATGGCGCCACACAAATAGACATCAATGCCACAAGTATTAGCCATACAGTAAGTCCGCTCATTCAGGGCCAAGGGCTGGTTTATTCAGAAGAAGCGGATGTTATTTACGCCGACGGTACGATGGCACAACTGTTTCAGGATGTTGGTGCCGGCTTTTTACGTTGGCCAGGTGGCACAGTAGCCACCATGTATCACTGGAATGATTTAACTGGCGTAGGCTGGATTGATAAATGGGATCCTAATTACAACAGCAGCAATGATTCTGACCCTTCGGCCTATATGGATTTAGATGAGTACATTGCTTTGAGCCAAGCTGCTGACACAGAGCCTATGCTAGGCATTAATATGAGCTCAGGTATTGAATGGGATAGAGAAGCCGAAGCTTTGCAAGAAGCAAAAGACATGATCAGCTACTGTATCGCTCAAGGTTTTGATGTTAAATATTTCTACCTCGATAATGAGACTTATCATCACGGTAATGGCTATAACAAAGATAAAGACAATGATGGTGAAGCATGGACACCGCAATTGTACGCCGAACAAATCAATATTTACGCCGCTGCTATCAAGTCCTTAGTGCCAGATGCGGTTTTAATTGCCAATTGGACCGACAAAGTAAGAACCAATACCGCTGATTACACTACCATCATAAACGTCGCGGGCGATAACATTGATTATATTGATGTTCATTGGTACTGGAAGTGGGGAGTGTCAACCTGGGATGCGTGGAAAGCAAAAACGCCGATGGAAAACGAAACCGAATGGTACGACGGCGGTACCTTTATTGAAGAAATGCAATTTTTCGATTCGTTAACCACATCACTAGGCAAACCACACATTAAGCTTGCAGCATTGGAATGGAACATTGCACCAGGTGATCACAATACCAATCCTGAACACACCCCGTTTAAAACGGCATTGATGGCATCCGAAATGCAAATGCAATTTATTCAAGGCGGATTGGATTTAGGGGCTATGTGGACGACGCAATGGCAAAATAGTTCTACCGCTGAGTTTCAATTTTTGGTTAATTCTGATGACGGTTACGCCCCTAGTCCTATGGCGCACGTGTTTGAGCTATATAAATACAGCTTAAACGGTCACGTCGTCAGTACCAGCTCCACCGATGGACAAATAATGGCAACAACGGTGATCAAAGGCGATAAAGCCTATGTATATGTGCTGAGTAAACGAGATAACAGCGAGAATGCCGAGTTTAGCATCAGTGGTTATGATATTTTGTCCGTAGAAAGTGCCAAACGATTTACTGACCCGGGCGATGTGGTCAACATAGGTCTTTGGAACAATGCCAGTAATGGCAACTATATGGCCACCATATTAGCGAATACGTTAACCATGGTAGAATTCAATGTAGAGCCAGTAATTCCTGAAAACCTAATTAATAACGGCGACTTTGAATCAGGCCTTAGCAATTGGACCACCTGGAATAACCCCACAACCTCTAATTCTGACGCATTTGCCGGTAGTGCATCCGCTAAGTTCATCGATAAAGGCTCTATCAATCAGGTTGTTAACGTCTTGCCATCGACAACCTATACGTTGTCAGCCTTTATGAAAAGCAGTGATAGCAGTCAAAGATTAGTACTTGGCGTTAACGATGGCGTCAGTAATGAAGGTTTAGCCAGCGTCGACTCGTATGACACCAGCTATACCTTTAAACACCTCACCTTTACCACAGATGCCAACACAACATCGGTAAAAGTATATGCCTGGCAGCCACCAAGCAATAACGCCTCAGCTTTTATTGATGAGATAAAATTGAAGCCATTTAACGTCAGTATTGAAAATGGTGATTTTGAACAGGGACTAAGTTCATGGAATACATGGAATTCGGTCAATATTGATAGCTTACAGGCCTTTAATGGCGCTAACGCCTTACAATTAGATGGCAATGCGTCGGCCAACCAGTTCATCGTGGTCAAACCAAATACTAGCTATACGGTTTCTGCTTACGCCAAGGTCGAAGACAGCAACAATGCCAAAGTGGTGTTTGGCGTCAAAGATGGCGTGACCAACAGCACCATCGATAAAGTAGATATTTACGATAGCAGTTATACCAAGCAGCAAATTACGTTTACCACTGGCGCCACAACAGATACCTTAAAAATCTATTATTGGCGTCCACAAGCTGGTCAACAGGCTTCGTATCTTGATGACGTCAAGATAGTTGAAAATTTCTAG
- a CDS encoding sulfatase-like hydrolase/transferase — MKAIKPFFMAIAFLAASQAIAADKPNFIVILTDDQGYADVGFNGSKDIRTPNIDRIANEGTKFNNGYVTYAVCGPSRAGLLTGRYQGRFGFDRNPHMDPNDINAGVPLEEKMISEVLNPVGYTSSIIGKWHMGTHEKLRPNQRGFDHFYGFLSGGHRYFPEDLIYQDVEQGLAQENPKKRWLSWYYTKILENEKVVETDEYLTDELSNEAVEFIKREQDNPFFLYLAYNAPHAPMQATQELLERNKHIPKGKRRTYAAMISAVDDGVGRILDTLEQQGIDDNTLVIFLSDNGGPETKNGSDNGLLRGAKGDYFEGGIHVPFAMRWPGTIPQGQVYEHPISSLDIMATFAGITNAPIAKDKPLDGVNLLPYLTGEDKSAPHDILFWRNFDKGILAARQGKDKTILFKRKDQKHLYDLDNDLSETTNLYKSNTDTFDKQNEEMQEWESELAEKPAFKGLIIAKKENQKQTKAYKAEQNKNKQKGSK; from the coding sequence ATGAAAGCAATAAAACCCTTCTTTATGGCGATTGCCTTTTTAGCGGCAAGCCAAGCAATTGCAGCGGACAAGCCCAATTTTATCGTTATATTAACCGATGATCAGGGCTATGCAGATGTCGGCTTCAATGGCAGCAAAGACATTCGTACACCTAACATTGATCGCATAGCCAATGAAGGGACAAAATTCAACAATGGATACGTGACTTACGCGGTTTGCGGGCCAAGTCGAGCCGGGTTACTGACCGGGCGATATCAAGGACGATTTGGCTTTGATCGCAACCCACACATGGATCCAAATGATATAAATGCCGGTGTGCCTCTGGAAGAAAAAATGATTTCAGAAGTATTAAATCCTGTTGGTTATACCTCCAGCATTATTGGTAAATGGCATATGGGCACCCATGAAAAATTACGCCCCAATCAACGTGGTTTTGACCACTTTTACGGATTTCTATCAGGTGGTCACAGATATTTCCCTGAAGATTTGATTTATCAAGATGTGGAGCAAGGCTTAGCTCAAGAAAATCCCAAAAAGCGTTGGTTGTCTTGGTATTACACCAAGATTTTAGAGAACGAAAAAGTTGTTGAAACCGATGAATACCTCACCGATGAATTATCCAACGAAGCGGTCGAATTTATTAAACGCGAACAAGATAATCCATTCTTTTTATACTTAGCCTACAACGCACCGCATGCGCCTATGCAAGCAACGCAAGAATTACTTGAGCGTAACAAACATATCCCTAAAGGTAAGCGACGCACCTATGCTGCTATGATAAGCGCCGTAGATGATGGCGTTGGTCGTATTCTCGATACGCTTGAACAACAAGGTATTGATGACAATACGCTAGTCATTTTTCTGTCTGACAATGGCGGACCGGAAACAAAAAATGGTTCCGATAACGGACTGTTACGCGGCGCAAAAGGTGATTACTTTGAAGGCGGTATTCACGTGCCATTTGCCATGCGTTGGCCCGGTACGATTCCACAAGGACAAGTATATGAACACCCGATTAGTTCACTGGATATCATGGCAACCTTTGCCGGTATAACAAACGCACCAATTGCCAAAGATAAGCCTCTAGACGGTGTTAACTTGCTGCCATATCTAACCGGTGAAGATAAAAGTGCGCCTCATGACATCTTATTTTGGCGTAATTTTGACAAAGGCATCCTAGCCGCAAGACAGGGTAAAGACAAAACCATTTTATTTAAACGCAAGGATCAAAAGCACTTATATGATTTAGACAATGATTTATCTGAAACAACGAACTTATATAAATCGAATACCGATACATTTGATAAACAAAATGAAGAGATGCAAGAATGGGAGTCTGAGTTAGCTGAAAAGCCTGCTTTTAAAGGTTTGATTATTGCAAAAAAAGAAAATCAAAAACAAACTAAAGCGTATAAAGCTGAGCAAAATAAAAATAAACAAAAAGGCAGTAAATAG
- a CDS encoding GH116 family glycosyl hydrolase, which produces MPCKPVIEQQNRSCCQPNNGVDLQRRTLLKRVSAGVAAMSTGVSMPIMAGPFNSDNESKNDSEGPIPVDKKLDQQWLKTLVVRGKPTTYRGWQQLQYIGMPVSGIGTGTVYVGGDGKLWVWDIFNENHEGVVPQTFQHSELRNEHGDSDIKARNGANYINPPAQTSPWHFNQGFAITIAQHGEQLRRTLDNNGFSDINFTGQMPIAEVQYNDRYANTSVSLEAMTPFIPLDSNRSSYPATIMRYKITNESDAPIDIAFEAWSENPVLQGRANHYRAELVATEFSDKNGAGFICGCNGQNTAAQHTISTRADYGSFALYCLNRNAQVRLDKRNENGIAIHQVESKLTLAPGQTEHVTFIVAWHFANQKALWKKQHRQHKRWYASKYSDAMAVALDVAQSFDQLYRLTKLWRDNWFASSLPHWLLERTIIPTNALQTNTSYRLDNGRFWAWEGIGCCAGTCAHVWHYAQAVGRLFPDLERDLRERTDYGIGQKSNGAISFRGEYGEKDATDGQAGIILRTYREHQMSRDSAFLNRVWPNAKKAMQYLILVDARNGMPDGIPQGEQHNTLDAEWYGKIPVHGSLYIAALRACIEMASIVGDDEFKTLCTGIYTLGKRNIIKLFNVEYGFFTQQIDPNHTNAIGIGDGCYIDQVMGQWWASQLNLGRLYDGEIIRASLNSLWDYNFCPDVGRLRDSIENPKAKGRTYALAGEAGLVMCTWPKGGRADDWQQYWQYGYFNECMTGFEYQVGGHMIWESEYDPELLTKGLAITRAVHDRYQGDKRNPFNEIECSDHYARAMASYGVFLAVCGFEYDGPKKHIGFKPRLDNKGYFKAAFTSADGWGNFECKDNLVRLSILYGELELATLSLRIKIKGLLKRHIETDFGDAVVSTKGADINVLFTQNIIVKSGQVLTFSLV; this is translated from the coding sequence GTGCCTTGCAAGCCGGTAATTGAGCAACAAAATCGTTCTTGCTGTCAACCCAACAACGGGGTAGACCTGCAACGTCGAACACTGTTAAAACGTGTTAGTGCCGGCGTCGCTGCCATGTCGACTGGTGTGTCGATGCCCATTATGGCAGGCCCTTTTAATAGCGATAATGAATCTAAAAATGATTCTGAAGGACCTATTCCTGTTGATAAGAAGCTTGACCAACAGTGGTTAAAAACACTTGTTGTACGAGGTAAGCCAACGACATATCGTGGTTGGCAACAATTGCAATATATCGGTATGCCCGTCAGTGGTATAGGGACTGGCACCGTGTATGTTGGCGGTGATGGCAAGCTGTGGGTATGGGATATTTTTAATGAAAACCATGAAGGCGTAGTACCGCAGACATTTCAACATTCCGAATTAAGAAATGAACATGGTGATAGTGACATTAAAGCGCGAAACGGTGCCAATTATATAAACCCTCCTGCACAAACAAGTCCGTGGCACTTTAATCAAGGGTTTGCCATCACGATTGCTCAACACGGAGAACAACTAAGACGAACCTTAGATAATAATGGTTTTAGTGATATCAACTTTACCGGGCAAATGCCAATAGCCGAGGTACAATATAATGACCGTTATGCCAATACGTCGGTTTCATTAGAGGCGATGACGCCTTTCATTCCACTGGATAGTAATCGTTCGAGTTACCCTGCGACAATTATGCGCTATAAGATCACAAATGAAAGTGACGCTCCGATCGATATAGCGTTTGAAGCCTGGTCTGAAAACCCCGTTTTGCAGGGACGCGCGAATCACTATCGTGCCGAACTGGTAGCCACTGAGTTTTCCGACAAAAACGGCGCAGGATTTATCTGTGGTTGCAATGGCCAAAATACCGCGGCGCAACACACCATTAGCACACGTGCCGATTATGGCTCGTTTGCCTTGTATTGCCTAAACCGCAATGCTCAAGTCCGTTTAGATAAACGTAATGAAAATGGCATTGCTATTCATCAGGTCGAATCAAAATTGACCTTGGCGCCAGGGCAGACAGAGCACGTGACATTTATTGTTGCCTGGCATTTTGCCAACCAAAAAGCGCTGTGGAAAAAGCAGCATAGACAACACAAGCGTTGGTATGCGTCTAAATACAGCGATGCAATGGCTGTTGCACTCGATGTTGCTCAATCATTTGACCAATTGTATCGTTTAACTAAATTGTGGCGAGATAATTGGTTTGCTTCTTCTTTACCACACTGGCTACTTGAACGAACAATCATTCCAACCAATGCATTACAAACGAATACCTCATACCGATTAGATAACGGTCGTTTTTGGGCATGGGAGGGGATAGGCTGCTGCGCTGGCACCTGTGCTCATGTGTGGCATTACGCGCAAGCTGTGGGACGTTTGTTTCCCGATTTAGAGCGGGATTTGCGGGAGCGAACCGACTACGGTATTGGCCAAAAAAGTAACGGCGCAATATCTTTTCGTGGCGAATATGGAGAAAAAGATGCCACCGATGGTCAAGCAGGCATAATTTTAAGAACCTATCGTGAACATCAAATGAGTCGCGACAGTGCGTTTTTAAATCGCGTTTGGCCTAATGCCAAAAAAGCGATGCAATATCTCATTCTTGTTGATGCCAGAAATGGCATGCCTGACGGGATCCCTCAAGGTGAACAACACAACACCTTAGATGCAGAATGGTACGGTAAAATCCCGGTGCACGGATCCTTGTATATCGCAGCGCTTAGAGCCTGTATTGAAATGGCCAGCATTGTTGGCGATGATGAGTTTAAGACCCTTTGTACGGGCATTTATACATTAGGCAAACGCAACATTATTAAATTATTTAATGTTGAATATGGCTTTTTCACCCAACAAATTGATCCAAACCACACCAATGCCATAGGTATTGGCGATGGCTGCTATATTGACCAAGTCATGGGGCAATGGTGGGCTAGTCAGCTTAATCTTGGTCGACTCTACGACGGCGAGATTATAAGGGCTTCATTAAACAGTCTGTGGGATTATAACTTTTGCCCTGACGTTGGCCGGCTAAGGGACTCTATCGAAAATCCGAAAGCGAAAGGGCGAACATATGCGTTAGCCGGAGAAGCGGGTCTGGTGATGTGCACTTGGCCTAAAGGTGGACGAGCAGACGACTGGCAGCAGTATTGGCAATACGGTTACTTTAACGAGTGTATGACCGGTTTTGAATATCAAGTTGGCGGTCATATGATATGGGAGAGTGAGTATGACCCAGAGCTATTAACCAAAGGGCTGGCCATCACTCGCGCTGTCCACGACCGTTATCAGGGCGATAAAAGAAATCCGTTTAACGAAATAGAATGCTCCGATCATTACGCCAGAGCGATGGCTTCGTATGGGGTATTTTTAGCCGTATGCGGATTTGAATATGACGGACCAAAAAAACACATTGGATTCAAACCAAGGCTAGACAACAAGGGTTATTTTAAAGCTGCTTTTACCAGTGCTGATGGTTGGGGAAACTTTGAATGCAAAGACAATTTGGTGCGATTAAGCATTCTCTATGGTGAGTTAGAACTAGC